The genomic window AGGAAGAATTTAACCCACATATCTACACAGATATTCTAAACTTGCTTGGGGAAGGTTTAACATCACCCTGCCACAATCAGTAGGCAACTATACGTCTTAATGAGGGGAGCGTCCAAACTGGTCACCTTAGAATCTGTGGACATCATACATCTATTCCAGACAGTCCTTGTACCTGTATTGATGATAAGTGGCATAGGCATATTCATACTCATAATCCAGACGAGGTACGGTAGAGTTGTGGATAGGATAAGGGCCATCAACAATGAGAGGTTGAAAATGATCAGGATGGAGTTGACTGGAGACCTATCTGATGTTGAGAAGAAATGGAACTACCACAGGCTGCAGGATCTCCAGAGGCAACTGCCCATTCTCGTAAAGAGGGGAAAGATGCTCAGGGACTCCTTAAGATTCATGTTCCTATCAATATTCACCTTCATAATCTCATCATTCCTAATATTTATCGAGCAGATCACGAAGATACAGACATCATTCGCTGTCCTCACCATATTCACATTCGGAATGTTCATGGTCTTCATGGCCTGCATCAACGCCATAAGAGAGGTTTCAGGCTCATTCCACGCCGTCCTATACGATATTCACACACATGTTCCGAAAGAGTATAGGGTGAAGACAGACCTCCAAGCCTGGACAGATGACCTTGAACCCCTCTGAGAATCAAAGTATAGCATCACTACGTCTCTTGCAGAAGCTCAAAGAATGTGATTTTCATAAAGTATAGAATTTTAAAGTAGGATGACTGTAGACTAAAGCCGTTATGCGGCTCACACCCAACACTTAATAGTGCCCTCCAATTACCAACAGGTTGGAGGTGTGATTGAGATGCCTATCAACGATGGGGATAAGGTTACGATCCACTACACCGCCAAGCTAGATAACGGTGAAGTTGTCGAGGATACACATGCAACTGGACCCATCACCTTCAACGTCGGTGATGGGAGACTACTTCCCAGACTCGAGGAGGCTCTCAAAGGGTTAGATAAGGGAGATAGGAAAGAGGTGACCCTCAGTCCAGAGGATAGTTTCGGCGAGTGGAAGGAAGATTATCTCCAGGAGGTCCCGAGATCTATGTTGGCTGGAGGCTTCGATCCATCTGTAGGTGATGTTGTCGAATTGAGGTTCGTCGACGGTTCAAGACGCCTGGTCACAGTTGAGGATGTGAAGGAAGAATCAATAGTCTTGGATCTTAACCATCCATTGGCAGGTCAGACCTTAACATTCGACGTCGAGATAGTGGATGTCACATCTGAATGATTGACCTCTGAAAATTACGGTGCAGACAATGATCTTGAGATTGAAGGTCAGGCAGGTGGTGAGTCTAGGGGACAATATGATCCGCCTAATCCTGGCCAGACCCAGCCTAAGCGGCAGAGTTGAGCCCATACCAAAGACCCAGGAGCAGAGGATCATCCAAGACCTTACAAGACAGATCCAGCAAGTCTTCGGCAGCATCTACCCTGGAGGCATCATCATAGGCGGTCCGGC from Candidatus Bathyarchaeota archaeon includes these protein-coding regions:
- a CDS encoding DUF2721 domain-containing protein; translated protein: MRGASKLVTLESVDIIHLFQTVLVPVLMISGIGIFILIIQTRYGRVVDRIRAINNERLKMIRMELTGDLSDVEKKWNYHRLQDLQRQLPILVKRGKMLRDSLRFMFLSIFTFIISSFLIFIEQITKIQTSFAVLTIFTFGMFMVFMACINAIREVSGSFHAVLYDIHTHVPKEYRVKTDLQAWTDDLEPL
- a CDS encoding peptidylprolyl isomerase, whose translation is MPSNYQQVGGVIEMPINDGDKVTIHYTAKLDNGEVVEDTHATGPITFNVGDGRLLPRLEEALKGLDKGDRKEVTLSPEDSFGEWKEDYLQEVPRSMLAGGFDPSVGDVVELRFVDGSRRLVTVEDVKEESIVLDLNHPLAGQTLTFDVEIVDVTSE